A segment of the Canis lupus baileyi chromosome 21, mCanLup2.hap1, whole genome shotgun sequence genome:
ATATATTTGTCACTTCCAAAATCAACGTCCAGAAGTTCTGAATTCAAGGAGAAATTCTCATCACTTGCGTGTggttatacaaatatatactcaCCTAAATACCAAAGACATGTTGGTTCAATGTGGTCCTCGAGGATGCTCAGGGGTCTGTTACACGCATGTTAGCATGACGAGCAGCACTTTCTTTGTAGGCAAGATCCTAGGCTTTCCAAATATGAAGATGCATGGTTATGGTTTTAGTCTCACGTCAAAGCAAAATACTGGAGACTGTAAATACTTGTTTCATGACATTTGACCACAAGACGTGTGCCAAGTGAAGCAGAGTAAAAAACCGTTTTCAAAGCCTGTGCTTGCTATTTCTGCTCTTATCCTAACCATGGAGCAGGGTAATGGCACCTGGATGcctgagaaagaaatataataactCGGGAGCAGCAGACAGGGTCTTGAGGTCAGAGAGGTCAGAGAGGTGCAAGAATCCTCAGGTGTAGAAATTGAGGTCAGAGAGGTGCAAGAATCCTCATTTGTAGAAACTCCTAAAATCTCctagttgagttttttttttcctcaaattaatatttattgattgatttaaaaaaaagggggttgggaggtggggagaaaatctcaagcagactccccaccgagcagggagccagaccagGGCTACGTCCCACAACCCAAGAGATCACGGCCTGAGTTCATAGTATTTTCAGCAAAACAGGTAACATGTACCCGTTATAAGCACGTCTGCAAACCAGACGCAGAGGAGACCTAGGGGTGGACCCCATTCCGGACGTCGTCCCAAGACTGATCCCAAAgggcggcggggctggggggctggagaCTTTGGGGTAGGTCGGCCGTCACGTGGTCATGCTGCTTGCGAGCTTCACTTCGATCAATAAATCGAACGCATATAAACCGTGCGGGCAGGCAGGCGACGCGCGACCGGGACCAACAACTGAGTCGGGACCCGTCCCGTCCAACGCAGCCACCCCGCCTCCACCGGCCTCGCTCGCGTCTGCGGAGCACGTGCCGCGCAAGGCCGCGGGGCTCGGGCCGCGAACGCGGTGACGTCAGGGCTCCGGGGACGCTGCCCGGGAAGGACGCGTTAGCCGCCCCACGCAGCCGCCCAGGAGGGCCAAACCGCGGGGCGCGCACGTCATCGCGCACCGCAGGCCGCCTCTTCCGGGAGGCGTGTCCGAGGCGTACTAGGAGCTGCACCTGCGCACTGATGTCTCCGCGTAAGGGACCAATGAGCGGCGGGTGGGTGGGCGGGCTAGAGGGAGACGCGGTTTCCGGTTCCGGTTCCGGTAGCTCTCGGTCGTCCGCTTTTGTGCTACGTGTCGCTGGCGGGTGAGGAGGCGGCGGCAGGTGAGCTGGGTCCCCCTGAAGGCGGCGGGCGTCGCCGGGAGGCTGAGGGGCGGGCGGTCGGAAGggcccccccccgctcccccggcTCGGGTCTGAGGCGAGTCCGGCGCTCGCGGCTGCCCACGGTCCTGCTCCACGGGGGCTTGCGTGGAGGCCAGGTCCCGGGGGCGGTGGCTCCGATGGGCGCCGGCCCCTCAGCGCTCAGGGTCGGGGCGGCTCGCCTCGGCCGCCCGTGGCCGCGCCTTCCGGGGTGGGCTCggcggggaggggaagggagggctgtGCCCAGCGGGGGCTAACGTGGGCGCTCGGTGTGGACCTGACGGGGGGCGTCCCAGCGCGCTGTGGGGAGTGGGCGAGGCCGCGGCTCTgggttgcccccccccccgcccccaggaaaGAGTCCTTCGCCTTCCTCACAGCCTCCACAGAGTTCAAGCGCACTGGATTGGAAGGACAAAGCTGAGTGAAATATTAGGAAACCaggttgggcagcccggtggcccagcggttagcgccgccttcggcccagggcgtgaccccggggcctcgggatcgagccccgcgacGGGCTCCcgacgtggagcctgctcctccactgcctgggtctgtgtgtgtctctgtctctctgtgtctctgtctctctgtgggtctctcgggaataaataaaataaaatcttgaaaagagagaaagcaggcctACGTATGTTTTCGGAGGGACCTCCTGTAGTTGGCGCAGAATGTTTGCGGAATTTGATTCCAGCTGCCCACCTGGGTGCGGACACTGCAGCGTAATTGGATTTGAAGGACAAAGTTGAGTGAAATATTAGGAAACCAGGCGTGGGCATctcggggggctcagcggttagcgccgcctgcagcccagggcgtgacgtggagacccaggatcgagtcctgcgtcgggctccctgcttctccctctgcctctgcctctctctctctctgtttctcatgaataaataaaatctttaaaaaaaaaaaaaaaaccggaagAGAAACCAGGCCTTTGTGTGTTTTCGGGGGACCTGGTGTGCTTGGCGCAGGTTTCCGGGATTCCGTTCCAGCTGCCCACCTGGGCGCGGACCCTGTGTCTTGGAGCGTCTGTGTTCCCCGGACGCGGCTTTGGAGCCGAAGCTGCCCTGGACAGCGGCTGTCGTTGGTTGATTTAAGGAACTTAGGGAACCTCCGTAAGCACTTGGCCCCCGCTCTAAGCACGAGAGAGAGGGTAGAGAGAGGGTAGGGTGCCGGTAGTAAAttggcctcccccccccccccccccccaggcggTGGCTCTGAAGCCGAGCTTGGGTGGCATTTCCGCTGCGTGGTAGGCGACCCCGACGAACTTAGGAGGGGTGTCCTGCCTACAGGTTGGGAGTGCAGGTAATAGCTTCTCCGAGTCTGGATCTTGGTTTAGCCCATCGTCGTGGTTTGGGGAACTAGGACCTATTCCGCACGAACACTCTCTTCTAAAGGTGTGGTGTGGCCACGGTCTCGAACAATCAGATCGAGACCCACGTTTGCCTCCAGTCCAGACGCCTGTGGCACCATAGTCAGGccttccctgccctgggccctggttTCTGAGAGTGACGTCAAATACAGGAAGTGTTTGCTGGATCCCAGCGTTGTCGGGTTCCCAGCGGGAGGATGCGGAGACTGCAGAGTGGGTGAGGAAGGGATGTCTTGTTGACTGACCTCCTGTGTGAGCAGCAGGTGTCCTCCACCCTGATAAAGGCATAGGTGAGACCTgtgctgggttttctttttttcttattgccttCAGTCTGTTTCCCAGGTTTAGGCTtgaaattggtattttttttaatttaattttatgaaatggaATGGACTCGTCTCCGACATGAAGTCattttgatttttacattttgatgtaACTGAGCAAGTACTTCTTTACGATAAATAGTACCAATGAGtatctttttactcttttttttttttttttttttttttaaataggcatcATGGATCAGGTAATGCAGTTCGTTGAGCCAAGCCGGCAGTTTGTGAAGGACTCCATTCGACTGGTTAAAAGATGTACTAAACCTGATCGAAAAGGTAATAGCTTTAaatagggagaaaagaaaaaaaaggggggggggagaaaagatgaaatctttgcattttttttagtctttgaTTAATATCTTCCTGTTTAATGACTGTTGCATTATTTTCgacatttttaatgatttgtgtttgttttcctttgttgctTTTTAAGTACTCCCTAAATTTTACACACTTCTTTACACGttacagatttttctgttttaggtATTTTCAAATTGTGAAAGAATATTACAGTCTTATTTTCCATGTTAGGCCTGTCTTAGTCGTAGTTAAACGGCTTCAGGGTTTCTAGTATCTTCCATGTTTCCATTCTGGAAAATCTTTTGGGAGTCCTCCCTGCCCTGCTATTGGCCccctctcagcccctcccccaaacAAAACCTTAACATGAAATTAAGACTATAGGTATTGCTAACCTAGGAAGTTAAAGTCTTCATTTGTCGTGATTCATCTGTTACAAGGTGCACTAGAATTTACCTTCATTTGTTTGAGTACTGCCTGAGTTAGGAGCTGGGGatgtaatagaaaatatatatacaggataacatataaaaatatgtaatcctCTTGGATTAATCGTTCTTGGGTAGTTTAGACTCTTTGAGGGAAGACAGTCATGAATGCATAATGGCAATTATCACTTTAATAACAGCTGTGGTAATTACTATAGAAGAGAAATGGGAGTTTGGACGGCACATAATAAGACTAACCGAGtcaggagggcagggggaagcTTCCCTGAGGAAATAGATTAAATGGAAGCATTACTAGGGCCTGAAACTGTTACATAAGATTGTGACCAGCCTACTTTGGTTTCTCAGGCTTTATTTCTGGCTTCATTATGATATCAAAGACAACAGAcctattgtttattttaaaaagtcatgttctGTGGTTTTATAATTAATACTTCTAATGTATaacaacttttaaaacaaatactgtgcatttcttttattcatattttacttttcgGTATTAGGTTCATTTGCTGCTTATTTGTGGATTCACTAGCATGGGCAGACACTTATATTCCTTAAACATCAGTAAAATAACGAAAATTTCAAAATCTGTTGAgcagtttatttctttatatcatgtttaatttcaaatgatatatttaCTATCAGGAGAAATGTACACCAGTAAGTTTATGTACATCATTGTTAGTTTTCTCTGCTATACTTGCAGTGACAATgcaaaaaataatctaaattttgtgtttttaaatccAGAATTCCAGAAGATTGCCATGGCAACAGCAATAGGATTTGCTATAATGGGATTCATTGGCTTTTTTGTGAAATTGATCCATATCCCTATTAATAACATCATTGTGTAAGTAAACTTTTTGAAATAGACAATATCTAGGCTAGAATAAAAAttgaaggggctcctgggtggctcagttggttaagcatctgactcttgatttcagctcaggtcatgatctcagggtcatgggatcaaacttCGAGTCAGGTTCTGAATTAGGCTCCTTTCGGGGAatttgctggagattctctctccccctcctgctgccctaTCCCCTGCTCAATGTGCGTGGgctcgtgcgctctctctctctctctctccccccagtaagtctttaaaaaaggtGGAAGTCCGTTGAGTTGATAGCCTACTGTTTTGTTAATACATAGATAGGTCTTCTTAGGTTTTAATGCTGCTAGAGTTCTACTGGTATTTATGAGTACCTGATAATTAGGAGTGGTTTTATATGTTCTATAGTCTTTGTAGCAACTCtgagatactgtatttttaactctctggCTGGACATTACTGTATGCCTTGAGTCATTGATAGGGCCTCTACTCACTAGACTGTGGGGTCTGAGCCAGTCCTGTTGTAGATCGTTTACGAACACCCACAGTGTTAATATGTATATAGAATATTAATACGTGAGAATATATACGTGTGTATGTATTTTCTGTAGAGTGTGTACTGCTGAACCTAGTCCAATGTACTCTTTCTTGTACCCATGAAAAGCAGTGAATacgtatttgttgaattaaatgaaaaacataaggttttttatctttttctgatgGTCATGGTGATAGTAATAGTTTCTAACGTTTATCgggcacttactgtgtgccagggactGTTCCTACTTCAGTCAActcctttaatcctcataatGCTTCTGTGAGGTTAACACAACTATTTTAGTAGTAGTTGAAGTAGTTTCTTCATTCTTAGAAGAAACAGGGATGGAAAGTACATATTCCTTACCGCTGGTAAGCAGTAGAGCAGCGTATAAAACCCAGGCCGACTGACTCCGGAGCCTGTATTTTTAACCATTATTAAGAGACATCTCTCATTCTGGCTCAGTTGAACACTCCTCATTCTGAGTCACATTCCTTACTTTATACTCCAGTTTGCATTTCATCAGTCTTCTTAAAATCCAGTATTTAGAATTGAATGCTTTCTACAGATGTTTTCTTGCTAACGGCTAAAATCCTCAGACAGTTTCTCACAAATAACTGCTACAATAAATTTCCTTTATCCTGGGTTTAAACAGTTGGGGTGGTTTGTTTTTAGCTTAAGAATGGAACATTATCCTCGTTAAATTCCTTTTTCCTAGATTCCCTTAGGGAagtcttttgagtttttaatCTGTCCAACATTGTTATTTATCCTAGTTTTGTACTAGAAAATCTTTTAATTCATTGTTTAAGTTGTGGTCTAAAGTACTGTTTAGGACAGGCACTCTTAGTGTCCCCCTTTTGGATTGAGATTAGTCTGTTTGGTTGTTCCCAACAGGGTTTTGAAAGAAGtattaataatttcctttcttttaattctttccaCAGCAAACACacagtatcttttttcttttttttaagattttacttatttattcatgagacacacagagaggtgcagagattaggcagagggagaagcaggctccctatggggagcccagtgcgggacttgattcccagacagacattcaaccactgagccacccaggtgtcccaacgcACAGTATCTTTTACCAATTTTACTAATCAGAGATTGTTCAATAGCTAGTTACTTAGAAACCTTGTCTTCTAGTAAAATGTTTCTCAACATTTATAGGGTTAAAAGTCTACCTTTAGATAGTTTTTACATTAACATGAAGGCCAAATAGACATTATTTGAAAAAAGCTATCAAAACTTACTCTTCTCATGACTCTCTTCAACATCTTTAAAACCAAAAGatcttttcttcctgtttgaaAAGAGCATAAATCACTACTTAAATTATTTTGGGATGAtagcaaatgaaataataagcATAAGCTTCTTTTCATTAGGCTGAATTAGcactttttaatttccttatgaTAAAAGTTTTTCCCACTTCTATACAATTGCAGCAGTCCAAAGGAATAGCTATAGAACGATAATTTAAAGGACATATAGTTGAGGATATTTAGGTTATAGCAATACAAtttaataatactaaaaatactTAGCATTAAATCATATATTCAGAGTATTTCAGGAGTATTACTTTCATCTAATAATacagttgtttttctttgcttaacATTACTGAGTAATACTAGGGGTGCCTCGCTGGCTCAGTAGACTGTGCCGTCCTTCCTCTTAAGGGTTGTgcgttcaagccccatattgggtgtgagcctactttaaagaaaaaaattactaaacaGACCTAAAATGTATATCTCAGCATACCAATATAGTGTTTATGCTTTTAAGACTTAAGAGGTTCTATAGAAaaggtgatttttgttttcattatgatTAAACCTCTGTCTTTTAGTGATTGTGGgaagttttattctttattttcaactGGCTCATTACATACCAAATTGAAAAACTCACTAGCTAACTACTTGTAATTCATATTTTCTACCTTGTTCAGAAAGACAAGACTCTTAAACAAGTCTTAGACTGTTAAACACATTTCCCAAAAGAGGATTCTGAGTTTTTAAGATAAGCCTGTGCACAAGCCACGTCATCTCTAAGGACCTTTTTCCATGCCGAGATTTTAAAGtatcatttcttctcctttatgCTCTCTTGGGGTTCTCAAATAACAGATTTTTAGCTCCATGAAATTATAGCGTATtgcatttcaaataattattacTAAAATGTTCTATACACTCAAatggaatgttttctttcttttacagtggAGGCTGAATACCTTTTTAAAAGAGTCTTTCATCTTGGGGATTGGTGAATAATTGATACGAGAAGCTCATGAAGTAAAAATGTGCCTAATATGTTTCGtgtttttctttgatgttttttttttttgtcttccaagatgttttgtatttgtaaattaaaataatttcaaaataaacttttttccaTCATAGATATTTATCAAATTTGATAGGAAATAATGGgttgttttcccttctcttattaactctccttccttcccttattaACTCCTTCCTCCCTTATTaattctccttccttccatccttcatattttactttatcagagaaattaaaatgaagtacCGCACTTTCTGAGTGCATTTCTCTCAGATAAACATTTTATCATGGCAGAAGAAACAGCTGGTAAAGGATGATAAAGGTAATGAAAGAGTTGAGGGTAGGTAGGAGTTTTGTCCTTAAGCACTCAAAATACAAACAGAGCTCCAGAAGTTTAGGTGCTACATGAAGCAGCTTCTTGGAGATAACAGTTAAAACTTCAGAGTGCAAGGTCCTCTTCAGACCAGTTGGTCCACAGTCATTAGAGTTCTGAATTATGCGAAGAATTAATTCACTGATATTGGAATGTGGGGTGAAAACTGGCCAcctgtgccttttaaaaaaatagtgaataagTGAGGTAGTTTATtcccctttgaaaaaaaaagtttcattaatCCGTTTATTTGGTGTGTATTAAAGTGTATTTCCAAGTTCTAATGTGTTTAATAAATTGGTTAGCAGCACTaaaaattgttgaatcagtaCATCCTACATCTGAAACCAGTAAACTGGGTTAGTTCTACtcgaatataaaatatttcttaattggTTAGTAGCACATATTTGATAAATgtcctctgtttcttcatgaaTAAGTAGGCAGGTGTCTAACTGGTGTGGTTGGGCAATATTCCTCAGTTTTGGAATCTGGTGCAGAGAGCAAAGTCTGTTTTCATAGTGATAGTAGCTGATTTTCTGCCAGTTTTGAAATGCTGAGAAGTATTTCAGTTTTGAATGAGTGGTTgtcttcaaggaaataaaaataaagccttggATCTGTGATTTTAGGGAGTCCATGTGGCCACATTTTACATACACTTAGATCCTTAAAGGccaaaagtatgtgtgtgtgtgcatgtgtgcacatgctaTACACAAAGTATGCtagaaattattctaaaatgtagACTGGCTTTGCCTCTGGCAAATGTGTATTACCTTCTTACAGGATGAGATAATTCTGAATATTAGTATTTTTTGATATAATTATGAATCCCTATTTATAGCATGTATTTAGGCTGTTCatcttttattttgctgatttaCTGGTTCTTGGCACATGGGAGGTAAGGTGCCTAcgtgtcatatatatatatatatttttttttttttttaagattttatttattcatggcagacagagagagaggggtagagggagaagcaggctccatgcagggaacccgacatgggacttgatcccgggtctccagtatcacaccccaggctgaaggtggtgctaaaccgctgagccaccagagctgcccacatgtcatatatttatacatgtaaaatGAAGGCTAATAATACCTGGTGGTAGAACAGAATAACCTTCACGCTAAAACAATGAAGTCTTATGTAGGAAAAGTAACATAGATTTTTCTTACTAACCATACTGATACACTTAAGAGCTAGTGCATTTCTGTTACAACACTACTTAACGCTTTAGCAAGTACAAGAATCATCTGTGACAGTTACTTTTAAGACACGGCTCCTTGGGTCCTACCCCTAGAGGttaattcagtaggtctgggtgggCCTGAGAATATGCTATGGCCGCTAGTAcgtggaccacactttgagtagcaagtttttaaaagttcttagttttttagaaagtaaaatagggcagcccaggtgggtcagcggttcagcgccaccttcagcccaggacctgatcctggagatccaggatcaagtcccacatcatcaggctccctgaatggagcctgcttctccctctgcctgtgtatctgactctctctctctgtgtctctcatgaataaataaatcttttaaaaaaataatttttttaagaaaagattttatttttaaatctatacacacccaatgtggggcttgtaCTTAACAGCCTGCAATCAGGAGTCACaggctctgccaactgagccagccaggcaccaccaAAAGTTGCTAATGGTTTTGTGTTGTTTAAATACCTATACCAAAGTAAAAAGAATGCCCTTTTTTATGATAGTGCTGCCACTTCCACGACCCCCTATCCCTTAAAGCAGGTGATTGCCACCTGGCCCACAAGACTAAACTCTAACCATATAAAGTCAGCAGAGAAATACACATCAAGGAGGGAGATGTCCAGACAGCATGTCAGAGCCTTGatgaagaggaggaaataaagcCTGGTTCCAATTCCAGTTACTTTGTTACTGCTTGAAAGCCGTGTTTCCTCCAAAATCTGTTCTTGGGCCATTTGTCTCATTTGTTAGGAAGGTTCTGCTTGCAATAAATGGTATTTAATTTACCCTGAGTGCCTTGTGTTCTATGTGTGAAGGAGCACCTTATGTCAAAGTGTAAATGAGctgaaaatgcttaaaatgagTTGACTTGTACCTCTTGTGTTACACACTGATCATAATTTTGCTGGAGAAGGTCTTTTCTGGGTAGATTTCCAGACTCTGGATGCATTTTTCTCGTTTTCCGAAGCTTATTCTATCTGACCTTTCTCATTCTATAGCTAGCCTTGGGAGTCCTGTATTTGCTGGTCTCATGCTTTTTCAGCTCCTAACCAACCTTGCTGTTTCAGTTTCTTTTGATCAACCTTGCTTATAGTGTGGTTTGTGGGCTCCTGGAAAGTCTTGATACCATGAAATAGCTCATTGAAATAGGATATCGGTCGGTTCACGAATTAAAATTAATgatgtattttcattctcttcctatcaaacacttgttgattttttaaatgaatagtaTCACAAATGTTGACTGACCAGTAGAGAGGTTGGAGCAAATGCTTTATAGGATTAATGATACTTATGTAAGGCCTGACAGTTTTCAAACTATTCCTTCTCAGTtgatcctcacaataatcctgtGACAATGTAGATCTTGTATTCTCTGAAATAACGTCCACAACCCCATCACacctctattttttccttttttgtctgcCCCACTAAAATAGAAATTCCAggagatattttaataaattagtcAATTTATTGCCAAATCACAAGTGCTTAGGGCAGTTTCTGCAGGTAGTAGCCACTGCTTGTTAAAGGAAGGAAACAAGTGTATACATTGCTGGTTTAATAATTTCTTGTTTGCAAAGGCCACATAGAAaatgattaaatcactggcctaGTAGAGTGCAAATCCTCAACTTTTCTGGTCAGAGCAACCCAGTGTAAGAAAATTAAtagacatatgtatatgtgtgtgtgctggtTTTTTGACATCAGAATACACAAACAtgtgtctttttatatttatgcCTGCACCATGGTCTTGATCTGCATATGCCTTAGCTTTTCAACTTGGAACAGTAGCAATTTTGGGTTTTTAGCCTGCCATACCTTCTTTCCCCTTGCCAAAAGCCTATATAGAAAACTATTTCCTTCTCCATTAATGATTGAGGATTCCTTGTATCTCCATATGGCAATGtaatttatggtattttttttttttttgattacttttaGCATCAGTACAGTTTATAAGTTTTATTCCCCTGCTTTAAGAGCCACACATGACATTCTTGGGGCCACCCACAGTCTTGACTGAGGACTAGCTAGCCTTAAAAGAAAGGACTTAAGACATGGAGTACATGATTCTAAAACTGGCCAGGTAGCAGTGTCTTCTCTCGAATGTTTTCGAGGTCTTGtgaacgaaacaaaacaaaaacctagattGGAGGACCAGGAAAACTAGCCAGTTCTTTGAACTCCTCCGGCATTATCCTCTCTGAGTGTAATGGGCCTAAAAGGCCCTGTCCCTCCTCATAGTAAGAAGACTGTTACCCCTATAGATGggaaaggctttgaaagctaaacTGTATAGACCTGAAAGAGATAGTGTTATTTCTACGTGTTTTGGGAAGTTCAGGAGGCAGAACCAAGTGAAAATATGTCAGGACACTTGTCACAATGAACTGAGCCAGTAACAAAGCAAGTTCATTGTCCTCTCAGAGAAGAACAGTAGTTGGTTGCACAGACGGTGCCTAGGGCAGGTGCCTAGGGCAGTCGTGG
Coding sequences within it:
- the SEC61G gene encoding protein transport protein Sec61 subunit gamma — encoded protein: MDQVMQFVEPSRQFVKDSIRLVKRCTKPDRKEFQKIAMATAIGFAIMGFIGFFVKLIHIPINNIIVGG